Proteins from one Corynebacterium testudinoris genomic window:
- the rsmI gene encoding 16S rRNA (cytidine(1402)-2'-O)-methyltransferase: protein MSQVESLPHGVVLAATPLGNIGDASPRLSHALATAGVIAAEDTRRVRNLAAALGVEISGRVISNFDHNEVGRARQLIDAARTGTVLVVTDAGMPLVSDPGFSLVDAAHTAGVPVTCLPGPSAVTTALALSGLPVGRFIFDGFAPRKGGPRRAWLESLRAEARAVCFFESPHRLADTLEVAADVLGEQRRAAVCRELTKTYEEVRRGSLSELAEWAAEGVKGEITVVIEGGSAAEVSVEELVAVVEAMVADGVRLKEACRQVAAGRGVSNRDLYEAVLNAR from the coding sequence ATGTCTCAGGTCGAATCTCTTCCCCATGGTGTGGTTCTTGCCGCAACTCCGCTGGGCAATATCGGCGACGCCTCGCCCCGGTTGTCCCACGCCCTGGCCACCGCGGGCGTCATCGCCGCGGAGGATACGCGCCGCGTGCGCAACTTGGCGGCGGCGCTCGGGGTGGAGATATCCGGCCGGGTGATTTCCAATTTCGATCACAATGAGGTCGGCCGCGCCCGTCAGCTTATCGACGCCGCCCGGACCGGCACCGTCCTCGTCGTCACCGATGCGGGCATGCCGTTGGTGTCCGACCCCGGGTTCTCGCTTGTCGACGCCGCGCACACTGCCGGCGTCCCCGTCACCTGTCTGCCCGGCCCGTCGGCCGTGACCACCGCCCTGGCCCTGTCGGGCCTGCCGGTGGGGCGGTTCATTTTTGATGGCTTCGCCCCACGCAAGGGTGGGCCGCGCCGGGCGTGGTTGGAATCCCTGCGGGCGGAGGCGCGGGCCGTGTGCTTTTTTGAATCCCCGCACCGCCTGGCCGACACCCTCGAGGTGGCAGCCGACGTGCTGGGGGAGCAGCGCCGGGCGGCGGTGTGCCGCGAGTTGACCAAGACCTACGAGGAAGTCCGCCGCGGCAGCCTTTCAGAGCTGGCCGAGTGGGCGGCTGAGGGAGTGAAAGGCGAGATTACCGTCGTCATCGAAGGCGGCAGCGCCGCCGAGGTGAGTGTGGAGGAGCTCGTTGCCGTGGTGGAGGCGATGGTGGCCGATGGGGTGCGCTTGAAAGAGGCCTGCCGCCAGGTAGCCGCGGGGCGCGGGGTGTCCAACCGTGACTTGTATGAGGCCGTGCTGAACGCGAGATAG
- a CDS encoding DNA-3-methyladenine glycosylase I produces MTDSPDLIIGADGLARPRWAASSDLLRTYYDTEWGMPVRTEQGVFERLCLEGFQAGLSWELILRRRENFRAAFRGFDVDAVAELSSADVDRLMEDAGIIRNRRKIEATIRNAQATIRLREKDGLAEFVWSYQPTQTPAPRTAAEVPSHSPESAALAKALKKEGFSFVGPTTIFALMEAIGVVDTHLVGSWRRGSSGVWDF; encoded by the coding sequence ATGACTGACTCACCTGATCTCATCATCGGAGCCGATGGCCTCGCCCGCCCCCGCTGGGCCGCCTCCTCCGACCTGCTCCGCACCTACTACGACACCGAGTGGGGCATGCCCGTCCGCACGGAGCAGGGGGTCTTCGAACGCCTCTGCCTCGAAGGCTTCCAGGCCGGCCTGTCGTGGGAGCTCATCTTGCGGCGGCGGGAGAATTTCCGGGCGGCCTTCCGTGGCTTCGACGTCGACGCGGTAGCCGAACTCAGTAGCGCCGACGTGGATCGCCTCATGGAGGATGCGGGGATTATCCGGAATCGGCGCAAGATTGAGGCCACCATCCGCAACGCCCAAGCAACGATTCGGCTGCGAGAGAAGGATGGCCTCGCGGAGTTCGTGTGGTCCTATCAGCCCACTCAAACCCCAGCGCCCCGGACCGCGGCGGAGGTGCCCTCCCACTCACCCGAGTCAGCAGCGCTAGCGAAGGCCCTGAAGAAGGAGGGGTTTTCCTTCGTCGGGCCGACGACCATTTTCGCGCTCATGGAAGCGATCGGGGTTGTTGATACCCACCTGGTGGGATCGTGGCGGCGCGGTTCCTCCGGGGTGTGGGACTTTTAG
- a CDS encoding zf-HC2 domain-containing protein: MISHDQVQAALSARIDGEPAPLSDDVVDAHVAGCQQCREFWENSLVLSRQLNFAEPADGGMSPPDLSAVIIAGVEPEWRRTANARAIGLVLARTLLILAGVAWVVWGVQLLGDAGGLTQISADGSTLSVDSDPRTADLLVDAAAVRFAFAFGLFAVAWKPGVTSGVVPIMGALWMFKCGFLVRDMVLGTVSEGQVLGLGLLLLTLIALVWAWLNHHGFLLLRTGWRELGASPI, encoded by the coding sequence GTGATTAGCCATGATCAGGTTCAGGCTGCGCTGTCCGCGCGCATTGATGGGGAACCGGCGCCGTTGAGTGATGATGTCGTTGATGCGCATGTTGCCGGGTGCCAGCAGTGCCGGGAGTTCTGGGAGAACTCGTTGGTGTTGAGTCGGCAGCTCAATTTCGCCGAGCCTGCTGATGGTGGAATGTCGCCGCCGGATTTGTCGGCGGTGATCATCGCGGGTGTGGAGCCGGAGTGGCGGCGTACCGCCAATGCCCGGGCCATCGGCCTTGTCCTTGCCCGGACGTTGCTTATTCTCGCAGGTGTTGCGTGGGTGGTGTGGGGAGTGCAGTTGCTTGGCGATGCCGGTGGGCTCACCCAGATCTCCGCCGATGGCTCCACGTTGAGCGTCGACTCGGATCCGCGTACCGCGGATCTCCTCGTCGATGCTGCCGCTGTCCGATTCGCCTTCGCCTTCGGACTGTTCGCCGTGGCTTGGAAGCCGGGCGTGACGTCCGGGGTTGTGCCGATCATGGGCGCGTTGTGGATGTTTAAGTGTGGGTTCCTCGTGCGTGACATGGTGCTGGGGACGGTCAGCGAGGGTCAGGTCTTGGGCCTGGGGTTGCTCCTGCTCACCCTCATCGCCTTGGTGTGGGCGTGGCTGAACCACCACGGGTTTTTGCTCTTGCGCACCGGGTGGCGGGAGTTGGGCGCGAGCCCGATCTAA
- a CDS encoding dolichyl-phosphate-mannose--protein mannosyltransferase: MGKRFDLRHALYLRLCAVSTAIAAGYPGPRFAPSVRPILPRPAAWTRQDTWSVLVIGILALFTRFVGLTSAVASGTPVFDEKHYVPQAWDMVRSQFNPLIGGIESNPGYGLVVHPPLAKQIIALGEWVFGYTPLGWRFMVALFGAGTVVMTMLLVRRLAGTWQVAFFAGLLAVVDGVLLVSSRFGMLDIFQVFFIVSAAWALACDREQMRARMHDAYTHGMLGTSPWGPRLGFRWWRFVAGVFLGLALGVKWSGLYYMAFFGIMSVALDWALRRRYGVRRPLRGMLLRDALPAFASLVIVPVLLYFWSWRAWFASETSVYRHAVKDAILPDSLGSFFLYHRSVLEFHASLTTSGGHSHPWDSKPWSWLAGTRPVLYFSSTDISCLGGTCRRMIYLFGTPAIWWLTVPILLWGLWSLIIRRDDRFLIPLVAFAAGFLPWLAGYDRQMYFFYATALAPFTIALIALTLGQLHGRGKLVTWRWLSILAGGPLRSGTLAVIVYLSVAVAMFLYFSPILYGYMIPDSWYYGLMWLPSWS, translated from the coding sequence ATGGGGAAGAGATTCGACCTGAGACATGCCTTGTACCTTAGACTCTGTGCCGTGAGCACCGCCATCGCCGCCGGGTACCCCGGCCCCCGGTTTGCGCCCTCGGTGCGCCCCATCCTCCCCCGCCCTGCGGCGTGGACCCGCCAGGACACCTGGTCGGTCCTAGTCATTGGCATTCTCGCGCTGTTTACCCGCTTCGTCGGCCTCACCAGCGCGGTAGCCTCCGGCACGCCCGTCTTCGACGAGAAGCACTACGTGCCGCAGGCGTGGGACATGGTGCGCTCCCAGTTCAATCCGCTCATCGGCGGCATCGAATCCAACCCCGGCTACGGGCTCGTGGTGCACCCGCCGCTGGCCAAGCAGATCATTGCGCTCGGCGAATGGGTCTTCGGGTACACCCCGTTGGGCTGGCGCTTCATGGTGGCACTCTTCGGCGCCGGGACCGTCGTGATGACGATGTTGCTGGTCCGCCGCCTCGCCGGCACCTGGCAGGTCGCCTTCTTCGCCGGGCTGCTCGCCGTGGTTGATGGCGTGTTGTTGGTCAGCTCCCGCTTCGGCATGCTCGACATCTTCCAGGTGTTTTTCATCGTGTCCGCCGCCTGGGCCCTGGCCTGCGACCGCGAGCAGATGCGCGCCCGGATGCACGACGCCTACACCCACGGCATGCTCGGCACCTCGCCGTGGGGACCGCGCCTGGGCTTTCGCTGGTGGCGGTTTGTCGCTGGCGTATTCCTCGGCCTCGCCCTCGGGGTGAAATGGTCGGGCCTGTACTACATGGCGTTTTTCGGGATCATGAGCGTGGCACTGGACTGGGCCCTGCGCCGCCGCTACGGCGTGCGTCGCCCCTTGCGCGGCATGCTGCTTCGCGACGCCCTCCCGGCCTTCGCCTCCCTCGTCATCGTCCCGGTCCTGCTGTACTTCTGGTCCTGGCGGGCCTGGTTCGCCTCCGAGACCTCCGTCTACCGCCACGCCGTCAAAGACGCCATCCTGCCCGATTCCCTGGGCTCCTTCTTCCTCTACCACCGGTCCGTCCTGGAATTTCACGCCTCCCTGACCACCTCTGGCGGGCATTCGCACCCGTGGGATTCCAAACCGTGGTCATGGCTAGCGGGCACCCGACCGGTGCTCTACTTTTCCTCCACCGACATCTCGTGCCTGGGCGGCACATGCCGACGCATGATCTACCTCTTCGGCACCCCGGCCATCTGGTGGCTGACCGTCCCGATCCTGCTGTGGGGTCTGTGGAGCCTCATCATCCGCCGCGACGATCGCTTCCTCATCCCCCTCGTCGCCTTCGCCGCCGGCTTCCTCCCGTGGCTGGCGGGGTATGACCGGCAGATGTACTTCTTCTACGCCACCGCCCTGGCGCCGTTTACCATCGCGCTCATCGCCCTCACGCTGGGGCAACTCCACGGCCGAGGAAAGCTCGTGACATGGCGGTGGCTGAGCATCCTCGCCGGCGGTCCCCTGAGATCAGGCACCCTCGCCGTCATCGTCTACCTGTCGGTAGCGGTGGCGATGTTCCTCTACTTCTCCCCGATTCTCTACGGCTACATGATCCCGGACTCGTGGTACTACGGGCTCATGTGGCTGCCCAGCTGGAGTTAG
- a CDS encoding GNAT family N-acetyltransferase produces the protein MLDPLGLSYRRVSRPGSGPRDLVHPGWPESTPVVQLPDGSRLRLRPLMRRDGRDWSEYRTLDESFLKPVEPTMPEEWEIAHSPSAFWRFLTGLRSAAQRGQVVPFAIELNGAFAGQVTLGSIQHGSISDCWIGYWVHSAFMGRGVATAACALGTDHAFLRIGLHRVTATYLPDNPASGRVLALNGFRQAGFLHGNLHIDGRWQDHHLVAQNREDHRGTCVSRLREQGRLL, from the coding sequence GTGCTCGACCCGCTTGGTTTGTCCTATCGCCGCGTGAGCCGTCCTGGCTCCGGCCCGCGCGACCTCGTCCACCCCGGCTGGCCCGAATCGACCCCGGTGGTCCAGCTGCCTGACGGCTCCCGCCTGCGCTTGCGCCCCCTCATGCGTCGCGACGGCCGCGACTGGTCCGAGTACCGCACCCTCGACGAGTCGTTCCTCAAACCGGTGGAACCCACCATGCCCGAGGAGTGGGAGATAGCCCATTCGCCCTCCGCCTTTTGGCGTTTCCTCACCGGCTTGCGTTCCGCCGCCCAGCGCGGTCAAGTCGTCCCGTTTGCCATCGAGCTCAATGGTGCCTTCGCCGGGCAAGTCACCCTCGGCAGTATTCAACACGGCAGCATCTCCGATTGCTGGATCGGCTACTGGGTCCATTCCGCCTTCATGGGGCGCGGGGTGGCCACCGCCGCCTGCGCCTTAGGGACAGACCATGCGTTTCTCCGCATCGGGCTGCACCGGGTGACCGCCACCTACCTGCCCGATAACCCCGCCTCCGGTCGAGTCTTAGCCCTCAACGGCTTCCGCCAGGCGGGCTTCCTCCATGGCAACCTCCACATCGATGGCCGCTGGCAGGACCACCACCTGGTCGCCCAAAACCGCGAGGATCACCGCGGCACGTGCGTCTCCCGCCTGCGGGAACAAGGGCGCCTGCTGTAG
- a CDS encoding DoxX family protein yields MDKPAVRDAALLLLRVVLGTVFVAHGWDKLLITGLTETTGQFSAWGVPQPKLSAYAVMVVELLGGAMLVVGLLTTLVAGILALLMAAALWFVHVPQGFFVSDGGVEYPVVLIAALGMVVVFGAGRASLDRVLVRD; encoded by the coding sequence ATGGATAAACCGGCTGTGAGGGATGCTGCGTTGCTGTTGCTGCGTGTGGTCCTGGGCACCGTGTTTGTGGCGCACGGGTGGGACAAATTGCTCATCACGGGGCTCACGGAGACCACCGGCCAGTTCAGTGCGTGGGGGGTTCCCCAACCCAAGTTGTCGGCATACGCGGTGATGGTCGTGGAGTTGCTCGGCGGGGCGATGCTGGTGGTGGGCCTGTTGACCACCCTCGTGGCGGGGATCCTCGCCCTGCTCATGGCGGCTGCACTGTGGTTCGTGCACGTCCCCCAGGGGTTCTTTGTCAGTGATGGGGGAGTGGAGTACCCCGTGGTCCTCATTGCTGCGCTGGGCATGGTCGTGGTGTTTGGGGCGGGTCGGGCGAGCTTGGACCGGGTGTTGGTTCGTGATTAG
- the sepX gene encoding divisome protein SepX/GlpR, whose protein sequence is MSGSLIIVLIIVVWLFVLAPLLLRGQKPIRKAGEAFDDTRVLYEGGSGRLLGSMRRRPKLPQVSNQSEDIDDYEEVPAEDVLLDDARPSRPFLGMFTRRDAADEEPAEIIDGAVVHELAAASDTVEEPVDEVDDFYYDDDYDDGEATYAYDDSYTSPADLMYPDDAVVEVLEDEPVDDDTALEAVDEDLSDEDKDLTDEEIEFAESRRGRGGYDPVADAEHSTTRYQRRQRTLLGLVALVVVTLVAGFFLGGWSWALPGVAALATAVYLAALRTQTRQEEALRRRRIQQLRRARLGVRSVVDEELSIPRNLRRPGALVLELDDESPDFAYLPVTEAHFDEELDSAPARRRPFRRPDNHGGHDSRRVG, encoded by the coding sequence GTGTCCGGAAGCCTGATCATTGTCCTGATCATCGTGGTGTGGCTCTTTGTGCTGGCACCTCTTCTTTTGCGTGGTCAAAAGCCGATCCGCAAGGCGGGCGAAGCCTTCGACGACACCCGCGTGCTCTACGAGGGCGGCTCCGGCCGACTCTTGGGCAGCATGCGCCGTCGCCCGAAGCTGCCGCAGGTGAGCAACCAGTCGGAAGATATCGACGACTACGAGGAAGTCCCCGCGGAAGACGTCTTGCTTGATGATGCCCGCCCCTCCCGCCCATTCCTGGGCATGTTCACCCGCCGCGACGCGGCTGATGAAGAACCAGCGGAGATCATCGACGGCGCCGTCGTCCACGAACTCGCTGCCGCGTCCGACACCGTCGAGGAGCCCGTGGATGAGGTCGACGACTTCTACTACGACGATGACTATGACGATGGCGAAGCAACGTACGCCTACGACGACTCCTACACCTCCCCGGCCGACCTCATGTACCCGGACGACGCCGTCGTTGAGGTGCTGGAGGACGAGCCGGTCGACGACGACACCGCCCTCGAAGCCGTGGACGAGGACCTCAGTGACGAAGATAAGGATCTCACCGACGAAGAGATCGAGTTCGCCGAAAGCCGACGCGGCCGCGGTGGCTACGACCCTGTCGCCGATGCTGAGCACTCCACCACCCGTTACCAGCGCCGCCAGCGCACCCTCCTGGGCCTAGTCGCGCTCGTCGTGGTCACTCTGGTGGCCGGTTTCTTCCTCGGCGGATGGTCATGGGCCCTGCCTGGCGTTGCTGCCCTGGCTACGGCCGTGTACCTGGCGGCTCTGCGCACGCAGACCCGGCAGGAGGAAGCGTTGCGCCGCCGCCGGATCCAGCAGCTCCGCCGCGCCCGGTTGGGTGTGCGCAGCGTCGTCGATGAAGAACTATCCATTCCGCGTAACCTCCGTCGCCCGGGCGCCCTCGTGCTGGAGCTGGATGATGAATCCCCCGACTTTGCTTACCTTCCCGTGACGGAAGCCCACTTCGATGAGGAGCTGGATTCTGCCCCGGCGCGCCGCCGCCCGTTCCGTCGCCCCGACAATCACGGTGGCCACGACAGCCGCCGCGTGGGCTAA